The Erythrobacter sp. HL-111 DNA segment TCGAGAAAACCCGACTCGTCGAGCCCTTTCCCGGCGACGCGACCGACCGCGCGGACGTGTTCCATGCGCTCAAGGGCACGCGCGCGGTGATCTACGCGCTCGGCATTTCGGAGAGCCTGTCGATGCTGTGGGAGAAGGAGACGCTGTTCTCCACCACCACCCGGATCCTCGTCGAGGCGATGGGCGAAGCCGGGGTCCGCCGCCTCGTCGCGGTCACGGGATACGGGGCAGGCCGGTCCCGAAACGCGATGAGCGCGCTCGAACGACTCGGCCACCGGGCGCTGCTGGGGCGGGTCTATGCCGACAAGGACCGGCAGGAGGAGATCATCCTCCACAGCGCCCTGCAATTCACCATCGTGCGGCCCGTCATCCTCACCGGCGGCCCGCGTTCGGGACGGGTGCGGGTCCGGCGCGACCCGGCGAACTGGTCCAACGGCGTGGTCAGCCGGGCCGATGTCGCGGCCTATCTCGTCGATGCGGTGGAACGGGATCTCGACATCGGGCGCGACGTGGTGCTCGCACGCTGAACCGGCGCTTGCTTGTGGAAAATCCGGCTCTCTGGTAACAATGTCTCCGGGGGGAGAGGGAGCACGGGAGTGGAAGACCAGCACGCACAACTCGTCCGCGAGGCAATCTCCTCGGACGCGGCGGCGGGGCGTTCGACGCTCGCCGCCTCCTGGTGCCGCTCCGCCCTCCACCACGGTCTCGACCCCGCGAAAGGCCCCGCCGCCGACCGGCTCGACGCGAGCCGCCTCGCGCTCGCCCGCGAGGCGCACGAGGAACTTCTGCTTCACGCCGGCCCGGTGCTCGACCGGATCGCGCGCACGCTGGTCCGCAGCGGGCGCTGCATCCTGCTGACCGATTCCGAAAGCCTGATCCTCGAAGAACGCATGGCCTCGGGCGACCGCGACCATTTCGACCGGGCGCGCCTGGTCGCGGGCGAATGCTGGTCCGAAGCGGCCGAGGGAACCAACGGGATCGGCACCTGCATCGCCGACGAAAAGCCGGTCATCATCCACCGCGACCAGCATTTCCTCTCCGCCAACGTGCAGGTGAGCTGCCACGGCGTGCCGATCTGCGATGCGGTCGGGAACCTCGTCGCCGCGCTCGACGTGTCGACCAATCGCTACGACCATGATCGCGACACGGCGGCGCTGATCATGAACGTGCTGATGGACGCGGCGCAGGAACTGGAACGGCTGCTGTTCGGGGCGGCCTATCGCGACTGCCGGATCGTGCACCTCGATGACGCGGACAGCCCGGGAGCCCTCGTCGCGGTCGATCGCGACGATCTCGTCGTCGGGGCCAACCGGAGCGCGCGGCGGCGCGCCCTGCTCGCCAAGGTGAGTGCCGAGGCCCCGGTGCCCGTCGCCGACCTGTTCGGCCCGCCCGAGGAGGATCCGATCGCCGCCGCCGAACGCCGCGTCCTGCGCCAGGCGCTGGCCCGGTCGCACGGCAATGTCGCGGCGGCCGCCCGGCTGCTCGGCATCGGGCGGGCTACCTTCTACCGCCGGATGACCCGCGCGGGGCTGGCCGCGTAAGGGTTCCCGGGTTCTTCCCGCGCGCCGCAATTTTACCGCCATAGTGTCTCGTTGGTGAGACACTTCGCGCTGTCACGGCCTTGCGGGGGGCTATCCCGGCCCGCGCCCCGTGTCATTCTTCTCCCACTGCAACGGCGCCCCCGGCCAGAGCGAAAGGCCGTCCGGGGCGCAAGGGAGAAGGAGAGACAGAATGGACATGCAGACCAATGCCGCCACGCTGATGCGGCCCTCGCTCAAGGAGCATTACGACAATTTCATCGGCGGGCGCTGGGTCCCGGCGAAAAGCGGCGCGACCTTCGAGAACGTGTCGCCCGTCACGGGCCGGGTGATCGGCACGGTCGCGCGCTCGCAGGCCGAGGACATCGAGGCCGCGCTCGATGCCGCCCACGCCGCCCGCGCTGCCTGGGGCCGCACGCCGGTCGCCGAACGCGCGCTGGTCCTCACCCGGATCGCGGACCGGATGGAGGAAAACCTCGCGGCGCTGGCCGAGGCCGAGACCTGGGACAACGGCAAGCCGATCCGCGAGACCATGGCCGCCGACCTCCCGCTCGCGATCGACCATTTCCGCTATTTCGCCGGCTGCATCCGCGCGCAGGAAGGCAGCATTTCCGAAATCGACGCGAACACCATCGCCTACCACTTCCACGAGCCGCTGGGCGTCGTCGGACAGATCATCCCGTGGAACTTCCCGCTGCTGATGGCGACGTGGAAACTCGCCCCGGCGCTCGCGGCGGGCAATTGCGTGGTGCTGAAACCGGCCGAACAGACCCCGGCCTCGATCATGGCGCTGATGGAACTGATCGGCGACCTCCTGCCGGACGGGGTGGTCAATGTCGTGAACGGTTTCGGCCTCGAAGCGGGCAAGCCGCTCGCCTCGTCCAAGCGGATCGCCAAGATCGCCTTCACCGGCGAGACCTCGACCGGCCGGATGATCATGCAATACGCCTCCGAAAACCTCATCCCGGTCACGCTCGAACTTGGCGGCAAGTCGCCCAACCTGTTCTTCGACGACGTGATGGCCGAGGACGACGACTATCTCGACAAGGCGATCGAGGGCTTCGTCATGTTCGCGCTGAACCAGGGCGAGGTGTGCACCTGCCCCTCGCGCGCGCTGGTGCAGGAGAACATCTACGACCGCTTCATGGAGCGCGTCCTCGCCCGCGTCGCGGCGCTCAAGCAGGACAATCCGCTCGACCCCGAAACGATGGTCGGCGCGCAGGCCTCGGCCGAACAGCAGGCGAAGATCCTGTCCTATCTCGACATCGGCCGCGCGGAAGGCGCCGAAGTGCTCGCGGGAGGCGGCGTCGCGCGGCTTTCGGGCGAATGCGAGGGCGGCTTCTACGTCCAGCCGACCGTGCTCAAGGGCCACAACAAGATGCGGGTCTTCCAGGAGGAAATCTTCGGTCCCGTCGTCTCGGTCACGACCTTCCGCGACGAGGAGGACGCGCTTTCCATTGCCAACGACACGCTGTTCGGCCTCGGTGCGGGCGTGTGGAGCCGCGATGTCAACCGCTGCTACCGCATGGGCCGCAACATCGAGGCGGGCCGCGTGTGGACGAACTGCTACCACGCCTACCCGGCCCACGCCGCGTTCGGCGGGTACAAGCAATCGGGCATCGGGCGCGAAACGCACCGCATGATGCTCGACCACTACCAGCAGACCAAGAACATGCTGGTTTCCTACGAGCCGAAGAAGCTCGGGTTCTTCTGAGGAAGAACACGGCCCCGGGCGCGTCGCGGCCGGGGCCTCCCATGACAAGATCCCGAACGGGAGGAGGATTACCATGTCTACCAGTTTCATTATGCCGAGCATGAACATCATGGGCGAGAACGCGCTCGCCGATGCCGCAGCGACCCTCACCGGGCGCGGCTTCAAGGCGGCGCTGATCGTCACCGACGAAGGCCTTGCCCGCCTCGGCGTGGCCGATGACGTTGCGAAAGTGCTCGAGGAAGCGGGCATCCGCGCCGCGATCTTCGACGGGGCGCAGCCCAATCCGACCGTTGGCAATGTCGAGGACGGGCTCGCCCTCCTGCGCGATCATGACTGCGACCTCGTGGTTTCGCTCGGCGGCGGATCGAGCCACGACTGCGCCAAGGGCATCGCCCTCGTCGCGGCCAATGGCGGCAAGATCGCCGACTACGAAGGCATCGACCAGTCGCCGCTGCCGCAGGTGCCGCTGATGGCGATCAACACCACCGCCGGGACGGCGGCGGAAATGACCCGCTTCTGCATCATCACCGATGTCGAGCGGCACGTGAAGATGGCTATCGTCGACAAGCACGTGACGCCCTTCCTGTCGGTCAACGACCCGGCGATGATGGTGGGCAAGCCCGCCGCGCTCACCGCCGCGACCGGCATGGACGCGCTGACCCACGCGGTGGAGGCCTATGTCTCGACCGCGGCGACGCCGATCACCGACGGCTGCGCGCTGAAGGCGGTCTCGCTCATCTCCGAGAACCTGCGCGACGCGGTGGCCGACGGGACCAATCTCGCCGCGCGCGAGGCGATGGCCTATGCCCAGTTCCTTGCGGGAATGGCGTTCAACAACGCGTCGCTGGGCTATGTCCACGCGATGGCGCACCAGCTCGGCGGGTTCTACGACCTCCCGCACGGCGTATGCAACGCGGTGCTGCTGCCCCATGTCGAAACCTTCAACGCGGCGGTCTCCGCCGGGCGGCTGCGCGACGTGGCGGAAGCGATGGGGGTCGACGTCCGCAACCTCGACGAGCACCAGGGCGCCGAGGCGGCGATCGCGGCGATCCGCCAGCTTTCGGCCGATATCGGAATCCCCGCAGGACTTGCAGAACTGGGCATGAAGGACGCCGACATCGAAACGCTCGCGGCGAA contains these protein-coding regions:
- a CDS encoding NAD(P)-dependent oxidoreductase: MTAPILVMGATSGIGKLAVKEAVRRELPVRAFARSADNLEKTRLVEPFPGDATDRADVFHALKGTRAVIYALGISESLSMLWEKETLFSTTTRILVEAMGEAGVRRLVAVTGYGAGRSRNAMSALERLGHRALLGRVYADKDRQEEIILHSALQFTIVRPVILTGGPRSGRVRVRRDPANWSNGVVSRADVAAYLVDAVERDLDIGRDVVLAR
- a CDS encoding helix-turn-helix domain-containing protein, which codes for MEDQHAQLVREAISSDAAAGRSTLAASWCRSALHHGLDPAKGPAADRLDASRLALAREAHEELLLHAGPVLDRIARTLVRSGRCILLTDSESLILEERMASGDRDHFDRARLVAGECWSEAAEGTNGIGTCIADEKPVIIHRDQHFLSANVQVSCHGVPICDAVGNLVAALDVSTNRYDHDRDTAALIMNVLMDAAQELERLLFGAAYRDCRIVHLDDADSPGALVAVDRDDLVVGANRSARRRALLAKVSAEAPVPVADLFGPPEEDPIAAAERRVLRQALARSHGNVAAAARLLGIGRATFYRRMTRAGLAA
- the adh gene encoding aldehyde dehydrogenase, coding for MDMQTNAATLMRPSLKEHYDNFIGGRWVPAKSGATFENVSPVTGRVIGTVARSQAEDIEAALDAAHAARAAWGRTPVAERALVLTRIADRMEENLAALAEAETWDNGKPIRETMAADLPLAIDHFRYFAGCIRAQEGSISEIDANTIAYHFHEPLGVVGQIIPWNFPLLMATWKLAPALAAGNCVVLKPAEQTPASIMALMELIGDLLPDGVVNVVNGFGLEAGKPLASSKRIAKIAFTGETSTGRMIMQYASENLIPVTLELGGKSPNLFFDDVMAEDDDYLDKAIEGFVMFALNQGEVCTCPSRALVQENIYDRFMERVLARVAALKQDNPLDPETMVGAQASAEQQAKILSYLDIGRAEGAEVLAGGGVARLSGECEGGFYVQPTVLKGHNKMRVFQEEIFGPVVSVTTFRDEEDALSIANDTLFGLGAGVWSRDVNRCYRMGRNIEAGRVWTNCYHAYPAHAAFGGYKQSGIGRETHRMMLDHYQQTKNMLVSYEPKKLGFF
- the yiaY gene encoding L-threonine dehydrogenase, with protein sequence MSTSFIMPSMNIMGENALADAAATLTGRGFKAALIVTDEGLARLGVADDVAKVLEEAGIRAAIFDGAQPNPTVGNVEDGLALLRDHDCDLVVSLGGGSSHDCAKGIALVAANGGKIADYEGIDQSPLPQVPLMAINTTAGTAAEMTRFCIITDVERHVKMAIVDKHVTPFLSVNDPAMMVGKPAALTAATGMDALTHAVEAYVSTAATPITDGCALKAVSLISENLRDAVADGTNLAAREAMAYAQFLAGMAFNNASLGYVHAMAHQLGGFYDLPHGVCNAVLLPHVETFNAAVSAGRLRDVAEAMGVDVRNLDEHQGAEAAIAAIRQLSADIGIPAGLAELGMKDADIETLAANAMNDACGFTNPRPANQQEIEAIFRAAA